CTTTCGCGGCATCCTCATCATTCATGAGAGTCGCCTTGAGGAATGCGATGGCGTAGTGTTTGAAGAGCGCGTGCCGTTTTGCATCCACGAAACCGCAAGCGAGCTGGCCGAGGAGATCGGTGGGGGATTCGGCGTCGAGATGCGTGGCATTGCGCACACGGATCACGAATGTCTCACCGGGCAGCGCGGCGATGATGCCGCTGGCATTGCCCTGCCTGTTCCAGGCTTCGGGTTCGGCTTGCAGGACGGCGCAGGGCATCTTCAGGCTGGCCGCGATTTTTTGGCCGCTGCCGTCCATATCGACGGGATCGAGGCCGACCCAGGCATCGACGGGCGTTTGAGCGGCGGCGAGCAGGGTGGTGAGTCCCCCCATGGAGAAACCCATCAGAGCCGTGCGATGCGTGGTTTTGAATGTGACGACCAGTTCGGCCAGGACACGGCCATTCAGCGCATGATCGAGCAAGGCGGGTTGGGTGGGCACGGCGACGATGAAACCCTGCGCCGCGAGATCCGCGCCCCAGCCTGCCATGTGGCGCTTGGCACGCGTAAAGCCATGCGCCACGACCACCAGCGGCGCTTGATCACGCTGTGCCGGATAGTAGAGCGTCACCGAAACCTTCTGGCCTGCGAGTGTGAGGTGCCGCACTTCTTTGGTGACGCCTGCCGCCAATGCCGGTGCCTCCGTGCGACTGGCCCAGTAGAGGAAGCCAAGCAGCAACGGGGTTGTGATCAGTAGCCGGCGCAGCCAGCGAAGCAAGAATGGACGCATGTCGCGGGCTTCCTCAGGCCTCCACGATCACCTTGAAGCCGCCGTAGGCCATGCGTTTGCAGTCGAAGAGATCTTTGCTCTCATTACACATCTTCGCCATGCGCGGATCGGCCATGATGGCCTTGTTCGCACGGTCGCGGTCTTTGCGGGATTTGAAGACGGCCCAGGAGAAGACGACGACTTCGCCGGGCTTGGTTTTGGCGAGCTTGGGGAAGGGCGTGAGGTTCTTCACTTCCATGTCGTCGCCGACGCACTCGAAGTAGGCCAGCGCACCGTGATCGCGCCAGACCTTGGAGGCTTTTTTGGCGACACGCTGGTAGTTAGTGATGTTCTTTTGGGGAACGGGAATGACGAATCCGTCAACGTAGTGTGGCATGGTGGGGTGAGGTTAAGAGTTAGGGGTTGGAAGTGAAAAGCGGATCAAGCGATGAGGGCTTTCCAGGCTTTGCGCTCGGCCCACAGCAGGTAAAGCGCGAGCACGCTGATGCCGATGAGCATGGGCTGGAGGATGCCGTCACCCGCGACGAACTGATGGAAGGCGAGGATGTTCACGATGATGGGGCCGAGGCAGAGCAGGCCGAGGTTGCGTGTCTTCGGGATGATGAGCATGATGCCGCCGAGCAACTCGATGATTTTCACGAACTTCATGAAGCCCGTCGGGCCGACCGCAGCCATGAAGTGAGCAATGGGTGTGTCCTTCGGCAACTCGGGCATGGGCGCGAGATTGAAGAGCACGGTGACGGCGGACATGATGAAAAGTCCGCCAAGGAGGATGGCGGCAATGAGGGGTGCGTATTTCATGGGTGTTGAGTTAGTTTGAGGCGAGATGGGCGGCGAGGCGGTCGAAGTTTTCTTGGTTGGCGGGGACGCAGATGGTTTTCAGGGTCTCGCAGAGCTGTTCGGTTTCGAATGCCATGCGCCAGGTGAGGCGTGTGCCGCCGTCTTCATCAGCCAACGTCTTGGTCATGCCGAGCATGAAAGTCTCTCGTTGAAGTTTCAATTTGCCTCACGGCTTCGGCGTCGCAGTGGCGACTTTACCAAGATTGGCGAGACCTTCGCTGAACTGGTCACCGCACATTTTTTCGCAGTCCATGAACATGCCAAAGACTTTGCCGATGAAAGGCTTCTTGCTCTGCATGGCCCAGGTGACTTTCGTGCCGGCACCTTCGGGGGCGAAAGTGAACCGCACGTCGCTGCTGCCTTCAAACGGACGCACGAACTCCAGTTTCATGCCGATGGTTTCATTGGGCTTGCTGTCAACGAGCTTGGTGCTGCCCTCGCCGACTTCGTTGTTGCCGGACCACTTGTAGATCGCACCGACACCTTCCGGCGGGCCTTCGAGGGTCTTTTTCATCGCCGGATCCAGCTTCGACCAAGGTGACCACGCATCCCATTGGCGGAAGTCGTTCACGACTTTGAAGACGGCGTCCGGCGGAGCGGCAATGGTGGCGGAGCGGGTGACGTTCAAGTCGTCGCTCTGGAAGGAGGCGACGATGAGGATGATGGCGATGACGGCAACGAGGCCGAGGAGTACTTTCTTGATCATGGTGCGCGTTGGTTTGGATGTTGAGGTTGGGGGATGGGTTAGCAGCCTTCGGGCATGGCGCTCATGCGCTCCTGCATCTGCTGCGGAGTGAGTTTTTCGGTTTGATGCTGGATCATCCACTGGTGGCCGAAGGGATCCGTGACGCAGCCGCTGCGGAAGCCGTAGAATTGATCGGCGACCGCACGCAGCACCGTGGCACCGGCCGCGACGGCCTTGGCAAAGGCGGCATCGGCATTGTCCACGATCAAGCAAAACGTGACCGGCGAGCCACCGAGAGCGTGCGGCGACTTGCTCATGCCGGGAAACTCCTCGCTGAGCATGACGAGGGTTTCGTTGATCAGGAGCTCGGCATGGCCGACGAAATCAGGGCCGCCCATGGTGAGGCGGAAGAGTTCCGTGGCCCCAAATGCGGCTTTGTAGAAGTCGATGGCCTTGGCTGCCTCTTTGACGGTGATGTAGGCGCTGAGGGCGGGGTAGTCGGTGGGTGTGTTCATGGTGATGGTGAATCAGTTGCTGGTGTGAATGCCAAACAGCCCGTCCACATAGCCGCGGGCGAGTTTGAGATTGGCGCGAATCATCGCCTGCGATTCGCAGGCCTTGCCGACGAGCATGGATCCTTGCCAAAGACTGTTGAGGAACCATGCCACGGCTTTGGGATCGAAATTGGAATCCGGTTTGCGCTTCTTTTTCGCTGCGGCGAGCATTTTGGCGACGTTGTCCGTCCACGAGTGCAATTCCTTCGCACACGCGGCCTGAATGATAGGATTTGTGGCGGCGAGTTCCTGCGACATCATTCCCACCATGCAGACGCATGCCTCATCCTTACGCATGGTGAAGCCGGTCATGATGTCGAGCATCTGATGCACCTGCTCCAGCGGGTCAGCCTCTGCGTTGTTCCAGGCCACGGCATACAACGCCGTGCCCATCTGGCCCCACCATTCGACCGCAGCCTTGCCGATGGCTTCTTTGCTCTCAAAGTGATGGAAGAAGCTCCCCTTCGTCATCCCGGCCTCCTTGCAGATGAGATCCACCGAGGTGCCGGCGAAGCCCTGCTTCAGCATCAGCCGAACCGTGGCGTCGATGAGACCCTGCCGAGTCCCGGCGGGATCGCGTTCACGCTTCTTGCTGGCGGCTTTCTTGGGCATACAAACCGGTTGGTATGTAACGAATTGAAACAAACCGTCAACCGGCTTTTTAAAGCTCCTGCTCCGCAACGTCAGTGAAGCTGATGGATGAGGAAGAGACAGGTCATGGTCTGGGAGGTGAAATCACTTCGCAGGCTTCATCACGCCACTCATCGGATGCTGGCTCACTGTGTCCCAGGCGATTTCCTGGAGGAGTTGGTTGAGCTTTGCCTGATCGTCTGGGCTCACATTTTTGAGCAGCTTGAAGGCAGCAGGCACCGGCAGGCCGACGGGGCTGCGGCGATAGATCACGGCGAAGTGGCAGTAGCTCGACAGGATTTGCAGCGGGGGATTGGCATGGCCCCAGGTGTCGCGGAAGAGATCAGCCTGGGCCTTGAGGCCGGGGGCTTCGCCTTTGACGATCTTTTCGCGCAGCATCACGGCGGCCATGCCGACGGGGACGATGAGCACGGCGTCTTTGCCGAGGCGTTGGTTGATGCCTTTGACGTATTCTTCGATGTCCTTGGCATACCTCAGTGTGGCATCGCGGAGCTTGGCGATATCGGTGGCGTTGTGATCGACCTTCTTCCGTGTTTGGAGGGGATAAACGGGTTCATACTCGTCATTCGGCATCCAGTATTCCTGCACGGTGATGCGCAGCGCGGGATTGTGCTCGATACCGAGCTTCACGAACTGCTCGATGGCCTCGTCCGGCAGCCAGATGGGTGAAAGCGTGAGCACATCGGCCTTCCCAGCCTTGAGCACTTGTTTCACCGCGCTCTTTTCCTCCGGCACATCCCAATGCTTCTGCACCGTGGAGCCGCCGATGCTGGAAAGTCCCGCCAGTTCGTGCTTCAAGCCCGCTGCCAGCGCCATCTCTGTGACCTGACGATAGGTGAAGACATGGAAGCTGTGCCCGCAGGTGGCGACGCGTTGCCCGACGGTGATCGGCGGCTGCAAATCATCTGCGCGGGAGAGGAGCGTGGTGAGACAAAGGGTGGTGAGGAGAAAAGCGGCTCTCATACGCTGATAACGCAACGAGCGGCCCAATCACTCACCGACACACCACAGATACTCCTGCCGTGCCGGGCTGGTCTTCGCGGAGCGGAGGTAGATGCGGTTGCCGCAGATGGCGGGAGTGCTGAAGGACTCGTCACCGAGTTGGTTTTGGCCGAGGAGCGTGAATTTCTCCGGCGTGGCCTCGAAGACGGAGGTGACGCCGCCTTTGCTCGTCGCGTAGATGCGCGAGTCGGCCATGACGGGCGAGCCGAAGAACTCGCGGTCCACTTTCTCATTCCATAGCTCTTCGCCAGTCGCAGACTTCCAGCAGACGGCTCGGCCTGCATCGCCGACGGCGAAGACGTGGCCGTTTTTGACGAGCATGGAGGGCACATAGGTTTTCGTGACATTCTCCCACGCGATCTTGCCGCTGCCGTCGGCTTCGAGGGCCATGGTGTGATTCTTCGGATAACCACCGCCGAGGAAGACGCGGTTACCATCGGTCACGGCGGTGACGACGGTCTCCTCGGTGCTGCCGTCGATGCTCCAGAGCTTCGTGCCGGTGAGCGGATCGAAGCTCTCCACCTTGTTGCAGCCGGCGAGCACGGCCTGGAGTTTGCCTGCGGCGGTGAGAACAGCAGGCGTGGAGTAGTTCGCCACGGGTGGGCGATCCTGCTGCCAAACGACTTCGCCGGTGAGTTTGTTGAGGCCGGTCATTTTGCCACCGCCGCGATGATCGGCGGACACTAGCACGATGTTTTGATAAACAACCGGTGAGGAGCCAAAACCCTGATGCACCTGGAAATCGCACACGCGGCGCTGCCAGAGCTGCTTTCCACTGAGATCGAGCGCGGTGGTGAAGATGGCAGCGTTGTTGAGGAAGTTGACGTAAAACCGCTCGCCATCGCTCACCACATCTGACGATGCCTGCGAGGAGATTTTGTGTCCCTTCGTGTTGAGGTTGCCGCGATGAACCACGCTCTCCCAGAGCTTCTTGCCTGTGGCGCGATCAAAGCAGAGCACGAGTTGCTCCTCCGTCTCCACATCCGCTGTCGCGAGCACCACCTGATGGCCCACCACGATCGGCGAACCATGTCCGCGACCACGCACTTCAGCCTTCCAGAGCACGTTTTCGCTTTCGCTCCACTTCACCGGCAATGTTTGACCTGCTGCCGCATGACCATCCATCGTCGGCCCGCGCCAGGCGGGCCAGTCGGCGGCGAGGATGGGTGTGGCGACGAGCGCGGTGGCGAAAAGAAGAGTGCGGGTGGTCATGAAGGCCGATGATTACGCATTGTAGCGCGGAGCGCTGTCATCCAAGAGATGAAGGCAAGAAAGAGCAGGGCTTCATGCGTCAGAACTTCAACAACTCGCCCACCGGCAGCGGCTTGCCCTGGCGGATAGATTCTTCCGCCACGAGGCATAAACCCGCGCTCCAGAGGCCGTCGAGGCCGGTGGCGGCGGGTTTCTTGCCACTGCGGACCATTTCCACGCATTGAGCGACCTCCTCGCGCAGCTCGAAAACCTCGCCGCTGTGTTTTTCGAGCTTCACGGTTTCGAGGTTTTCACCGTCGAAGACCTTGAGGAAGTATTCGGGTTCCAGAGTGCGATCCAGCGCGCCGCTCCAGGCGGCCCAGAGCGCGCCCTTGGTGCCGCTGACTTTCACGGTCTGATGATGCTCAAAGGCGGCCAGCGTTTGGGAGACGACGGCGTAGCTGCCATTGGCGTATTTGAACATGGCGCTGAAGTTGTCGTAGAGCGTCGGGCGCTGCGGATCGCGCGAGTTGGCGTAGGCATGGAGTTCGACGGGATCGCCGCTGCTTTCGAGATACCAGCGGGCGAGGTCGAAGAAGTGGATGGGTTCTTCGAGCACCCAACTGCCGACGCGGCTCTGGTCATAGCGCCAGCCGCCGGCCCCGAGGCGGTAAGGCTTCCGCGAAAGCTCGACGAGTACGTATTGCGGATCGCCGATGGTGCCCGCGTCGATGATCTCCTTGACCCGTCCCCATTGGCTGGAGAGGCGCAACTCATGCCCCACCGCCAGATGCACACCATGCTCGCGCGCTCCGGCGACGATGGCCTTGCAGTCGTCCAGCGTGATCGCCATCGGTTTCTCCAGCAGCACATGTTTGCCCTTCGCCATCGCTGCGAGCGCGATCTCGCGATGGGTGTGGCTCGGCGTGGCGATGTCGATGATGTCGAACTCCGCTTGCGCGATCATCTCCCGCGCATCCGCAAAGATGTGAGCCTCGGGGTAAAGCATGCGCGCCTCCTCACGCGAAGCCTCCGAGGGAGCCGTGATGGCCACCAGCCGCGCCTCGGGATTCCCCGCGATGGATTGAGCGTGAAATTTGCCCCAGGCACCGAATCCGGCGAGGGCGAAGCGAACGGGCGTATTTTCAGATGGCATGAGCACTTACCAACGAACGCAACGAGAGGCACTTTCTGCGGCATCGATTACCGCCTATTATTTAGACGTTTCCAGCTCAAACACCCGCACCGCACGATCTCGCCCGTCGGTGGCGAGGAGGCGGCCATTGGGACTGAAGGTAAGGCTACGGGGGAGGCCTTCGATGGCGGTGAAGGTTTGCAGCAGGGTGGCGTCGGTGTAGCGCCAGAGCTTGAGGCTGTGATCGGTGGAGCCGGTGGCGAGGAGGGGCTGGGTGGGATGAAAGCGGATGGCGGTGATGGAGGCGTCGTGGGCGCGGAAACGATGCTTCAGGGCGAGCGTGTCGGCATCGAGGATCATGACGAAGCGGTCGCTGCCGCCGACGGCGATGAGGCGGCGGTCGGGTGAGGCGGCGAGCGCGTAGAAGGCGCTGCCGTGATCGAGTGAGGCGAGGATGCGGCCATCGCGCGGATCGAGGATGGCGATGTTGCCCTTTTGCGTGTTGTTGGGCTGGAGTTCGCTGGAGATGGCGATGATGTGGCCGTGGGTGCCGGCGAAGATGGCTTTGTAGGCTTCGCGTTTGAAATCGTGGAGCACATCGCCGGTGCGGGTGTCGTGGATGATGAGATGATTATGCGGCTGCGGTGTGGTGCGGAGGAGGCGTTCGCCTTGAGCATCGAAATCGAGGTGCATGGTGTTGTCGTTGTTCACCTCGGCAGGGCGGGACCATTTTTCGGTGACGCCGTCTTTCGTGGTCTGCCACAGGCTGAGCGCGGAGCCGGGTGTGGTGAGGCTGTTGCGCGAGTAAGCGGTGGCGATGAGGCCGGTGGCGAGGTGGACGGCGCTGACGGGGTGCTTCTCGCCGATGGAAGCGGGCATGGTGATGGGTTTGCGCGGGTCTGACACGTCGAAGAGTGTCGCAAATGCCTTTTCTCCTCGGGCGAGCAGTTCGGTGTCGGAGAGGAAATGGCAGGACCAGCCTTCGTCACCACCGGGCAGCATCTCGGCGAGAGGCTGATCCGGGAAGTGCCAGATCTGCGGCGGGGATTGCTGCGTGAGCAGGTGCCCGCTCGTGTGATTCACGCTGAGCGGTAAATCGCCGGTATAAGCGGTGATGCCGTGGAAGACGCCGTTCGGTGCGAGATCGCCGGGATGCCAAAAGGACAGCGCACGGCTGACGGCGAGGCTTTGTGAACTGCTGCCTCCGAGCGTGATGATGTTCCTGCCAGCGCTGTAAGCCACCTGTGCGATCGGCATGGCGGCGACACGCTGGCGTTTGATCAGCAGGCCGTTGTTGGAATGATAAACCTCCACATCACCGGAGATAAGACCGATGACGATCCGGGCATGATCGGGATTCGCTGCCATGGAGTTCGGATGGGCGTTGAGGCGCCCGAGAAAGGCGGGGCTGCCATCGGTGAGCTTGAGGCCGTGTAGGACGTAATCTTGGTGTTGGACGAGTGCGAGCGCATGTCCATGTGAAGCAAAGACCATGCGCAGCGGACGGAAGGGCTTGGTCCAGCGCACCACGCCAGTGGCGGTCTCGATAAGATGCAGCGCTTCCGTGTCAAAGTCAGCGATGGCGGCGAGCGTGCCGGTGGCATTCAGCGCGAGGGTTTGCAGATAAGGATGCGCGGCGGCGTCCGAGTGCGAGACGGCGAAGGTCTTCAATTTCTCTCCCGTGGCGAGATCATACAAGGCGGCCTCGCTGGCGGAGCTGGTGCGTGCGAGGAGACGTTTGCCATCGGCGGAGATGCTGAGGCGCAGCTCGCCTGCATGGCCGGTGTCGAGGGTGCGGAGGAGTTTTTTGCTCACGACATCCACGATGCCGATGCGTCCATCGCGACTGGCGATGGCGAACTGCGCGGCGGCGTTTCCCACCGCACAAACATCCGTCACTTGTTCGCAGAAGCCGGGAATCATGAGCGGTCCGAGTGAGGAATCGTGCTTCGCAGCCAGATAGTGCCAGCTTTGGTCACGCAAGGCCGTGGGCACGACCTCCAAGGCGCTCGTCATGCGAGTCACGTCGCCTTCTTTGAGCGCGACATCGGCCAGGGCGATCTGCGCGGTGGCGAGCGAGTGCTGGGCGCGTCGTTCGCTCGCCATCACCTTCCACACAAAGCCGAGGCTAATGAGCAGCAGCGCGGCGAGCGATGCGGTGACGACTTTGTGCCGCAGCATGAGAAGCTGGAGCTGCCGGAGTGCTCCCGCTTGCTCGGAAGACGTGGCAAAGCCGGTCGAGTATGCCTCGATGTCCGCGCTGAGGGCGATGACGCTCGGGTAGCGGTTGGCTTTGTCGAGTTGCAGCGCTTTCATCGCCACGGAGGACAACGCGGAAGGCACACGACCGCCGCGAATGTGTGGCAGCGGCTTGATTAGCTTCGCTTCGAGCACGTCGCCTTTTTCAAAAGCCTTCCCACGACTGCCGGAGCGCGATTGGAAAGCCGTGGGCGCGGTGATTTCGCCTTTGCTGACCCTCTCCAGCACCTCCAGCGCCGTCGCGCCCTCCACGGGTGGGCGCAGCGTGAGGATGGCGTAAAGAATGCCGCCGAGCGCGTAGATGTCCGAAAGCTCATCCACCTCCGCTAGGCTGCCGCGTGCTTGCTCGGGGGACATGTATTGGGGAGTGCCGAGGACGGAGCCGTGCAGAGTTTTTGAAAAAGCAGAAATGGGAAAGTCGAAAACAGAAATAGAATCAGGCTGCTGCGCAGCATCCATTTCTGCTTTTTGCTTTTCACTTTCTGCTTTGATCTTCGCCAGTCCCCAATCCATCACCAGCACCTCTCCGAACTCGCCGACCATGATGTTGTCCGGCTTCAGATCGCGGTGCAGCACGCCCTGGCTGTGGGCGAAGGCGATGGCGTCGCAGACTTTGCGGAAAATGGTCAGCAGACGGTCGAGCGAGTAGTCACGGAGCGTTTCAGGCACTCCTTTGCGCAGGTCGAGGAGGATGGCTTGCAGCGTGCGGCCCTTGACCAGCTTCATGGAGTAGAACAGCGGCATGCCGTCCTCCCACACGATGTCGTAGATGGGCACGATGTTCGGATGCGCGAGCTTGGCGAGCACCTGGGCCTCGCGCAGGAAGCGCTGCCTCATGCGGGCGTCTGCGTTCGCTTCCAGCAGCATCACCTTGATGGCCACGGTGCGGTCGAGTTTGGCATCTTTGGCCTCCAGCACGCTGCCCATGCCGCCGCTCGAGATCTCGGGGCCGAGTTGGTAGTTCTCGGCGCCGAGTGGTGGTGGGGATGGGTCTGGAGAGTCGGCGGGCATGGGTGCTGGGTTACAGGCCCGGTTTGGGAGGTGGTGTTTCAGGGTTTCAGCAGAGGATGGCAGTAGAATGGTGGCAGAAGAATAAGGGAGGAGAGATTTGAATTCATTCTGCTGCCCTCATTCTACTGCCATTTTCTTCACCTACCCGCCAGCACACCCTGCAGCCAGGCCAGCTCGCCGGGAATGTCCTCGGGCGTGAGGACGGTGCGGGCGACTTCCTCTTTGAGCAGCGTGCGGAACTTCACGCGTAGCCGGTGGATGAGGATGCGCGTCGCCACCTCGCTGGAGCCGATTTTTTTCGCGATCTCGCGGCAGGAGGGCGGCTCGCGGTCCCACATGAGGTAGGGCAGCAGGAGATCGAAAATCTCGCGGCGACCGGCGGCCTCGTAGGCCGTGCGCAGTTTCTCTCGCACACTGGCGAGGAGGTCTTGGGACCAGACGTGGGTGAAGAGAGCATCAGGATCACTCTCGGTCTGCGATTCGAGCGCGTAGCGCTCCTCGGCGGCCAGTTCATCAAAGGAGACATGCGGGATGCCGCCGCCGCGTTTTTGCGTGCCGAGGTGGCGGAAGTGATCGCTGAGCAGATGCTTCAGGACGCCGAGCAGCCAGGAGCGCAGCTTGCCGGAGCCTTGCTGGGCCATGTCGAGGGCCTTTTCGGTGATGAGCCGGTGAAAAAAGGCCTGCGTCAGATCCTCCGCGTCATGCGCCGCATGGCCGCTGCGGCGGAGGAAGGCGTAGATGGGATACCAGTAGCCCGCGCACAGCTTTTCCATCGCTCGCGCCGCATCGTCGGCATTCCCGCCCTGCACGGCCTGGACGAGCGTCCAGTGGGTCGAAGGGAAGTCGGTGTACCTTGAGGCGTCAGCGGCAGGCATGCGAGCGGAGGGGGAAGTCGGGAGAATTGGGAGTGGGAAGACCACCGACGTCCGCAAATTCTCACCTCTGAGTCACCTGAATGGAAGTCAGGATTCTGTCAGGCGGGGCCTTTTTGCGAAAAACTTGAGGGTCCGATGAAACGGGAGACCAGAAACCGGGCCTGGAAGGCGGCACAGTCTCGAACTGCGTCACAACCACGAACCCAAACCACAATGAAAACAACAAGCAAAACAAGAAGCGCCCTCGGCGGCCTCAGGCTGGGACTGCTCATGATGGCAGCTTCCATTTCAAGCACGGTCCGCGCCGCTGGCGAAAATCTGATCATCGCGGGAACACCACCCGTCGATACCGGCCTCGCGGCAACGGTATGGACGAGCACGACGGGATTTGCAGCCTTCCAAGGACCCGATTTCTCCACGCTCTGGGCCAATGGCACCAGCCCCAATAACGGCTACATCCAGCAGGCGGTGACAACCACCGCCGGCGCCCAGCACACGCTGACGTTCGACTGGAACGTGTATGCTTATTTTGGCGGCAATGCGACCGGACGGGTGAGAGCGATCATTCTGGATGCAGGCACGGGGGCGATCATCGCGGACACGGGTTACGAAACCTCCCCCTATGTGCCCTACGCGACGTTGGCCTTCAACCCATGGCGCTCGCGCAGCCTTACTTTCACGCCGACGGTGTCGAACATCCTCGTGCGGTTTACTGGCAATCAGGGAGTTCCTGGGGTCAGCCATTTTCGTCATGGAGCGGCCACCCTCGTCACGAACATTGCAATGACTGCCAGGAATCTCGACACAGACGGAGACGGTTATCCCGACGACCAGGACGCCTTCCCGAACGACCCGACCGAGTGGGCCGACACGGACGGTGACGGCGTGGGCGACAACGGTGACGCCTTCCCGCTGGATCCCACCGAGTCCTTGGACACCGATGGCGATGGCGTGGGCAACAATGCCGACGCCTGCGACACCTCCGATCTCAGTCTGACCGTGGTCATCGGCGGCCAGGACACCTTTGTCTTCAACGAGTTGTTTGAGGACGGCTGCACGATCACCGATCTCATCGTGGGCCTGGCCAACTCGGCCGGGAACCATGGTGCCTTTGTGAGCGGTGTGGCACACCTGACCAACGATCTGAAAAGTCGCGGCGTGATCACCAACAAGGAAAAGGCGGCCATCCAAAAGGCAGCCGCGCAGTCGGGCAAGTAATCAAGCCACCCGGAAGAAACATCAGACCACCGCCGCCAGCCTCGTGCTGGCGGTGGTTTTTTTAACGCTGGTCACGTCTGTTTGACGGTCGCATCCACCAGAGGCGGTCATTGGGCAAAAAATTGGGCAAAAAACGGGGTCAGGAACGCGGGCTTTTGGGGCACTCCTTCGAGAATCCTCCGCAGGCTGGGGTTCTTGTGGGACTGAGAAGCTGAAAAACTGAAAAGCTGAAATGGGAAAGTAGAAATGGGAAAACAGATCAGCATTTCAGCTTTGATTCGTTCGCGCCCCACGCTCATCTCACCCTGCGGGCTTCGCTTCGCTCAGTCTGTCTCGCAGCTTCATCCTTCGCAGATGCTTTCATCCTTCGCAGTAAAGCTACGGAGAATGGATCGGAGAACGGACCGCCATGCTGCTCGGCTCTGCTTTCTGCTTTCTGCTTTGGCATCCTCACCTTCTCAGCATCACGATCAGCTCATCGATCTTGTTCGCGATCTGCTGCACCTCCGCCTGCGTCGGCGGGTCGCTCACCGTCATCCCGAGCGTGGCCACGGCGTTGCTGTTGCTGCTGGTGGTGGCGATGGCGTCGGTGAGTTGCTGGAGCGAGACCTCACCGGGAGCGCCCGGCAGGCCTGGCTCGCCTTGGGGGCCTTGCTGACCGGGAGCGCCATCGCTGCCGTTGGAGCCCGGAGCGCCGTTGCTGCCCGTCTCGCCCTGCGGGCCGGTGGGGATGCCAAAAATGAAGTGCAGCGTGCCGTCGGTCACCTCGAGAACCACCTGAGCCGGAGTGCCCGTCGGCAGCGTGTTGGTGCCATCGACGATGGCGGCGTTGATGCTCTGGATC
The window above is part of the Prosthecobacter sp. genome. Proteins encoded here:
- a CDS encoding DUF1428 domain-containing protein, giving the protein MPHYVDGFVIPVPQKNITNYQRVAKKASKVWRDHGALAYFECVGDDMEVKNLTPFPKLAKTKPGEVVVFSWAVFKSRKDRDRANKAIMADPRMAKMCNESKDLFDCKRMAYGGFKVIVEA
- a CDS encoding Gfo/Idh/MocA family oxidoreductase, translated to MPSENTPVRFALAGFGAWGKFHAQSIAGNPEARLVAITAPSEASREEARMLYPEAHIFADAREMIAQAEFDIIDIATPSHTHREIALAAMAKGKHVLLEKPMAITLDDCKAIVAGAREHGVHLAVGHELRLSSQWGRVKEIIDAGTIGDPQYVLVELSRKPYRLGAGGWRYDQSRVGSWVLEEPIHFFDLARWYLESSGDPVELHAYANSRDPQRPTLYDNFSAMFKYANGSYAVVSQTLAAFEHHQTVKVSGTKGALWAAWSGALDRTLEPEYFLKVFDGENLETVKLEKHSGEVFELREEVAQCVEMVRSGKKPAATGLDGLWSAGLCLVAEESIRQGKPLPVGELLKF
- a CDS encoding TetR/AcrR family transcriptional regulator, which codes for MPKKAASKKRERDPAGTRQGLIDATVRLMLKQGFAGTSVDLICKEAGMTKGSFFHHFESKEAIGKAAVEWWGQMGTALYAVAWNNAEADPLEQVHQMLDIMTGFTMRKDEACVCMVGMMSQELAATNPIIQAACAKELHSWTDNVAKMLAAAKKKRKPDSNFDPKAVAWFLNSLWQGSMLVGKACESQAMIRANLKLARGYVDGLFGIHTSN
- a CDS encoding VOC family protein, encoding MNTPTDYPALSAYITVKEAAKAIDFYKAAFGATELFRLTMGGPDFVGHAELLINETLVMLSEEFPGMSKSPHALGGSPVTFCLIVDNADAAFAKAVAAGATVLRAVADQFYGFRSGCVTDPFGHQWMIQHQTEKLTPQQMQERMSAMPEGC
- a CDS encoding WD40 repeat domain-containing serine/threonine-protein kinase translates to MPADSPDPSPPPLGAENYQLGPEISSGGMGSVLEAKDAKLDRTVAIKVMLLEANADARMRQRFLREAQVLAKLAHPNIVPIYDIVWEDGMPLFYSMKLVKGRTLQAILLDLRKGVPETLRDYSLDRLLTIFRKVCDAIAFAHSQGVLHRDLKPDNIMVGEFGEVLVMDWGLAKIKAESEKQKAEMDAAQQPDSISVFDFPISAFSKTLHGSVLGTPQYMSPEQARGSLAEVDELSDIYALGGILYAILTLRPPVEGATALEVLERVSKGEITAPTAFQSRSGSRGKAFEKGDVLEAKLIKPLPHIRGGRVPSALSSVAMKALQLDKANRYPSVIALSADIEAYSTGFATSSEQAGALRQLQLLMLRHKVVTASLAALLLISLGFVWKVMASERRAQHSLATAQIALADVALKEGDVTRMTSALEVVPTALRDQSWHYLAAKHDSSLGPLMIPGFCEQVTDVCAVGNAAAQFAIASRDGRIGIVDVVSKKLLRTLDTGHAGELRLSISADGKRLLARTSSASEAALYDLATGEKLKTFAVSHSDAAAHPYLQTLALNATGTLAAIADFDTEALHLIETATGVVRWTKPFRPLRMVFASHGHALALVQHQDYVLHGLKLTDGSPAFLGRLNAHPNSMAANPDHARIVIGLISGDVEVYHSNNGLLIKRQRVAAMPIAQVAYSAGRNIITLGGSSSQSLAVSRALSFWHPGDLAPNGVFHGITAYTGDLPLSVNHTSGHLLTQQSPPQIWHFPDQPLAEMLPGGDEGWSCHFLSDTELLARGEKAFATLFDVSDPRKPITMPASIGEKHPVSAVHLATGLIATAYSRNSLTTPGSALSLWQTTKDGVTEKWSRPAEVNNDNTMHLDFDAQGERLLRTTPQPHNHLIIHDTRTGDVLHDFKREAYKAIFAGTHGHIIAISSELQPNNTQKGNIAILDPRDGRILASLDHGSAFYALAASPDRRLIAVGGSDRFVMILDADTLALKHRFRAHDASITAIRFHPTQPLLATGSTDHSLKLWRYTDATLLQTFTAIEGLPRSLTFSPNGRLLATDGRDRAVRVFELETSK
- a CDS encoding SRPBCC family protein, yielding MIKKVLLGLVAVIAIILIVASFQSDDLNVTRSATIAAPPDAVFKVVNDFRQWDAWSPWSKLDPAMKKTLEGPPEGVGAIYKWSGNNEVGEGSTKLVDSKPNETIGMKLEFVRPFEGSSDVRFTFAPEGAGTKVTWAMQSKKPFIGKVFGMFMDCEKMCGDQFSEGLANLGKVATATPKP
- a CDS encoding PQQ-binding-like beta-propeller repeat protein, with the protein product MTTRTLLFATALVATPILAADWPAWRGPTMDGHAAAGQTLPVKWSESENVLWKAEVRGRGHGSPIVVGHQVVLATADVETEEQLVLCFDRATGKKLWESVVHRGNLNTKGHKISSQASSDVVSDGERFYVNFLNNAAIFTTALDLSGKQLWQRRVCDFQVHQGFGSSPVVYQNIVLVSADHRGGGKMTGLNKLTGEVVWQQDRPPVANYSTPAVLTAAGKLQAVLAGCNKVESFDPLTGTKLWSIDGSTEETVVTAVTDGNRVFLGGGYPKNHTMALEADGSGKIAWENVTKTYVPSMLVKNGHVFAVGDAGRAVCWKSATGEELWNEKVDREFFGSPVMADSRIYATSKGGVTSVFEATPEKFTLLGQNQLGDESFSTPAICGNRIYLRSAKTSPARQEYLWCVGE